The Flaviflexus equikiangi genome contains the following window.
TCTTTCGAGACAGCGACCCAGGCGCTCATGACCCGCCGGTCCTCGTCATCGCTTCCGATGGCGCTGTTCCAGAAACCGGTGTCCTTCGAATAGACATGGAAGTTGAACAGCGTGTTGGTCTCAGCGTCGTAGACGTACGACGGGTCGGAGTAGCCCTTGATCGGGGCGTCCGTCTTGCCCTGGGAGACGACGGTGGTCTCACCCCAGGTCTTGCCGCCGTCAGTGGAGCGTCGCTGCAGGATCGAGTTGGGGCCCGGCGAGTCGGTGCCAGTCGGCCGCCCGTCGTACGACAGGAGGATATCTCCGTTGTTGAGCTGGATCACGGCGGGAATGCGATAGTTCGGGAAAGCTCCATCACCGCCGAGTGCGATTCGTTGAGTGGTGAATTCTCCGGTGTCTCCGTCGTTTGGTTGAGCAGTTGCGGGAACCGCGGCAAGGGTTGAAGCAACGAGAGCGAATCCGGCAGTGATGCCGAATGTCTTCCGTCGCCACGACCCTGTCGTGTTGTCGTGTCCCACTGGTACCTCCTTGTAGAAGCGGGTGGCCAGTACCGGCACATGCCAATACTTCAGATGTCAGACATCTCCCGTGTACTGTAGTTGGCTCCGTCACTGTGATCAAGCGCATGCGCGAATGCGTCATCTGTGATGAAAGGACAGTTCGAATAAGATGACTGTAGATATAGTGTGTGGCCGATTCGTTCGCTGTGGCGTCATTTGGTGACGTCCAGGGATCCGGTTGAGGGCAAAGAAAAGCGCGGGCATCAGCCCGCGCCTCATCATGTGGTGGACTAGACCGATTCCGGCTCGGCATCGCCCATGATCGTGTACCAGCACTGTTCTGTCACGCGCTCGGCCCCGAGTTCGAGACTGCGTTGGATGCCTCGCGGCGCGAAGCCCGCACTGTCGAAGAACCGAGTCTTGGCCTCGTCGCCGACAACGATCCACACCTGCATCTCCGCCACGCGGTCCTGTTCGGCCTGGTCGGCAATCGCGGCCAGCATGCGCGAGCCGTGTCCCTTCCGGCCGTGGCGCGGCGGCACCTCGAGGGCGAGAATCTCCAGGATCCCGGTGCTGTCATCCGCTTCGCCTGCCAGGGCCTGATCGGCCGGTGCCATGGCAGCGAATCCGACGATCGCGGCTCCCTCGACGGCAGTGAGGATGCGGTACGCGGGGGAGGGAGGTGCCGTGACGGACTCGGACCAGTTCTTGGCGAGATTGTCTCCGGTCACGTGCTGGGCGACGTCTGCGGGCAGGGCATGTCCGAGAGCAGCCTCGAGAGTGGAGGTCATCGTCGTTTCGTGAATCTCCCCGATCGTGGGCACGTCGGAGACGATCGCGGGGCGGACAAAAGAATCAGGTAGGGCTGAAGTCACCCGCTAACACTATCTCGCCATGCAAGACCGGTCCACATAGTTGATATATCCGGATGGTCCCACCGGTGGATGGGTGGAAAGCGTTAGGGTGTGCTCATGGGTAGAACACCGTCACGTACTTTCGGCTCCGTTGGAGTGGCTATGGCAACGCCATTCGCCCCCGACGGCTCGCTCGACATTCCTGCAGCTCGTCAACTTGCTGCTCATCTGGTGGAAGAAGGAGCCGACTGCCTGATCCTGTCAGGCACCACCGGCGAATCGCCGACCACTCATCAGCCCGAGAAGGATGCACTCGTCAGGGAAGTCGTTGCCGAAATCGGTGACAGGGCGATGATCGTTGCGGGTGCCGGGTCGAACGACACCGCACACGGCGTTCGGATCGCCGCTGGGGCCGCCAAGTCGGGGGCGCAAGGCCTCCTCATCGTCTCCCCCTACTATTCGAAGCCTTCCCAGGAGGGCATCTATCAGCACATCTCGGCCATCGCCTCCGCGACCGATCTGCCGGTCATGGTCTATGACATTCCCGGCCGCACCGGCGTGAAGATCTCCGATGAGACATTCGACCGGTTGGCGGAGAACCCCCAGATCAAGGCGGTCAAGGATGCTGCCGGTGACCTGCCCCGCGGCATCGCCACCTCGCGGCGCACAGGCCTCGAGTTCTACTCGGGCGATGATGGCCTGAACCTGCCGTGGCTGACGATCGGCGCCTCCGGCATCGTTTCCGTCGTCGGCCACGTCGCTGCGCGCCGCTACCGTGCGATGGTCGACGCCGTCGACGCACACGATCTCGAGTCCGCCCAGCAGATCGACAACGACCTGCATGTGCTCGTCGACGCGATCATGGGAGGCGGCCAGGGTGCCGTCATGGCGAAAGAAGCGCTCGCCATGCTCGGCGTGTTGCCCAGTCCGACGGTCCGCCTGCCACTCGTGGGAGCAAGCCAGGCAGAGCTCGATTCCCTGCGACGGGCGCTGACCCAGCGCGGATACCTGTCGTAGGACCATGCACCGTGACGTGGACGGGGCCCCGGGTGGGCCCCGTTCGTGCACCCGCCGGGTGATCATCAGCCCATCGAGCCCCGCGTCTGCCGAAATCGGCGCGATCGTGGGACAATGGCGGAGTGAACTATGCTCAAACTGATCTGCGCAAACCTGCCCCTCTGAAGAAGAACTGCCTGAGGATTGTCGCTCTGGGTGGTCTCGGCGAGGTCGGTCGCAATATGACCGTGTTCGAGATCAACGGCAAGATCCTCATCGTCGACTGCGGCGTCCTCTTCCCCGAAGAGGCTCAGCCCGGTGTCGACCTCATCCTGCCCGACTTCGAGTACATCGAGGATCGTCTCGATGATGTTGTGGGGATCGTCCTCACCCACGGGCACGAGGACCATATCGGTGCGGTTCCCTATCTGCTCCGCCTGAAGAACGATATCCCGATCATCGGCTCCCAGCTGACGCTGGCCTTTATCGAGGCGAAGCTGCAAGAGCACCGCATCAGCCCCTACACCCTTCAGGTGACGGAGGGCGACATCGAGACGTTCGGTCCGTTCGAGCTCGAGTTCGTCGCGGTCAACCACTCCATCCCCGATGCTCTGGCAGCCATGATTCGGACCGTTGCCGGAAACGTCCTCATCACGGGCGATTTCAAGATGGACCAGCTGCCCCTCGATCGCCGCATTACCGACCTGCGATCCTTCGCTCGTTTCGGCGAAGAAGGAGTCGACCTGTTCATGGTCGACTCGACGAATGCTGAAGTTCCGGGCTTCACAACGTCCGAAGTTGAGATCGGCCCCGTCCTCACGCAGGCGTTCTCCCGCGTGACGGGGCAGATCGTCGTGGCCTCGTTCGCCTCTCACGTGCACCGCGTCCAACAGATCCTCGATGCTGCGGCCGCGAACAACCGCGTCGTCGCTTTCGTCGGCCGCTCGATGGTCCGCAACATGGGCATCGCAGCCGATCTCGGATACCTCGATGTTCCCGATGGTGTGCTCGTCGACCTGAAGAAGATGAACGACTATCCGGAATCGAAGCGCGTCTACATGTCGACCGGTT
Protein-coding sequences here:
- a CDS encoding GNAT family N-acetyltransferase, with amino-acid sequence MTSALPDSFVRPAIVSDVPTIGEIHETTMTSTLEAALGHALPADVAQHVTGDNLAKNWSESVTAPPSPAYRILTAVEGAAIVGFAAMAPADQALAGEADDSTGILEILALEVPPRHGRKGHGSRMLAAIADQAEQDRVAEMQVWIVVGDEAKTRFFDSAGFAPRGIQRSLELGAERVTEQCWYTIMGDAEPESV
- the dapA gene encoding 4-hydroxy-tetrahydrodipicolinate synthase, whose protein sequence is MGRTPSRTFGSVGVAMATPFAPDGSLDIPAARQLAAHLVEEGADCLILSGTTGESPTTHQPEKDALVREVVAEIGDRAMIVAGAGSNDTAHGVRIAAGAAKSGAQGLLIVSPYYSKPSQEGIYQHISAIASATDLPVMVYDIPGRTGVKISDETFDRLAENPQIKAVKDAAGDLPRGIATSRRTGLEFYSGDDGLNLPWLTIGASGIVSVVGHVAARRYRAMVDAVDAHDLESAQQIDNDLHVLVDAIMGGGQGAVMAKEALAMLGVLPSPTVRLPLVGASQAELDSLRRALTQRGYLS
- a CDS encoding ribonuclease J encodes the protein MNYAQTDLRKPAPLKKNCLRIVALGGLGEVGRNMTVFEINGKILIVDCGVLFPEEAQPGVDLILPDFEYIEDRLDDVVGIVLTHGHEDHIGAVPYLLRLKNDIPIIGSQLTLAFIEAKLQEHRISPYTLQVTEGDIETFGPFELEFVAVNHSIPDALAAMIRTVAGNVLITGDFKMDQLPLDRRITDLRSFARFGEEGVDLFMVDSTNAEVPGFTTSEVEIGPVLTQAFSRVTGQIVVASFASHVHRVQQILDAAAANNRVVAFVGRSMVRNMGIAADLGYLDVPDGVLVDLKKMNDYPESKRVYMSTGSQGEPMAVLSRIANENHQSISVGPGDTVIFASSLIPGNENSVFKLINGLMRLGAKVIHQANARVHVSGHASAGELLYCYNIVQPSAVMPIHGEIRHLVANGALAVKTGVPAENIMLAEDGSVIDIVDGQAAIVGTVPCGYVYVDGSSVGDITEAELKDRRILSEEGFVAIFAVVDTAAKEIVSGPHVQARAMAEDDEVFEKVLPELTKALQDGLDNGDDTYQMQQAMRRSIGRWVSRRLRRRPMIVPTVIEV